The sequence below is a genomic window from Helicobacter ganmani.
ACAAAGCTGCATATTGCTCCTTTTATGCTACAATTTGCAAATTTTAATGCAATTTTACTTAAAGGTTGGAAATGTTTACAGGACTTGTGCGTGAGTTTGGCAAAGTCAAATCCTTGCAAGACGCAACATTGACTTTGCTTGCAAAACATAAACCTCAAATCGGAGATTCTATCGCAGTCAATGGGGTTTGTCTCACAACAATTCAAATCTTAGATAAGGGCTTTATGCTAGAGCTTAGTGAGGAAACACAACAACACATTGCGCTAGAGACTTATACAGATTGGGTGCATATTGAACCCGCTATGCGCCTAAGTGATAGGTTAGATGGACATCTTGTGCAAGGGCATATTGATGGAATTGGGGAAATTGCAAAAATAGAATCCAACAGAATCGGCACGGACTTTTTTATCCGCACGACTCCAGAGATTCTCGCACTCTGTGCGCCAAAGGGAAGTATTGCAGTCAATGGCATCAGTTTGACGATTAACGAAATCCTAGAAAATACTTTGCGCTTGACGATTATCCCACACACTTTGCATTCTACGCTTTTTAAAACCTACAAAGTCGGAATGCGTGTCAATATAGAAACCGATTGTCTTGCACGCCTCGTGCGACACTTTCTGCAATCACCACAAGAAAAGCCAAACCCAAAACTAAGTTGGGAAGCGGTAGATAGAATCTTGGGAAGCTACTAATGCCACCGCTACTCAATCAAAAAGCTGTCGCCCTTGCTTATGAGCAAAACAAACAACGCGCTCCAAAAGTTATAGCCAAAGGTGAGGGATTTCTTGCGCAAAGAATCATTGAAAAGGCAAAGGAATACGAAATCCCCTTATTTCAGAGCAAAGCACTTGTGGATTCGCTAATTAACCTAGAATTAGACGAGGAGATTCCACCCACACTTTATAAGGCAGTCGTAGAAGTCTTT
It includes:
- the ribE gene encoding riboflavin synthase, with translation MFTGLVREFGKVKSLQDATLTLLAKHKPQIGDSIAVNGVCLTTIQILDKGFMLELSEETQQHIALETYTDWVHIEPAMRLSDRLDGHLVQGHIDGIGEIAKIESNRIGTDFFIRTTPEILALCAPKGSIAVNGISLTINEILENTLRLTIIPHTLHSTLFKTYKVGMRVNIETDCLARLVRHFLQSPQEKPNPKLSWEAVDRILGSY
- a CDS encoding EscU/YscU/HrcU family type III secretion system export apparatus switch protein translates to MPPLLNQKAVALAYEQNKQRAPKVIAKGEGFLAQRIIEKAKEYEIPLFQSKALVDSLINLELDEEIPPTLYKAVVEVFIWLYKTENKAQMSNKK